The following coding sequences lie in one Rutidosis leptorrhynchoides isolate AG116_Rl617_1_P2 chromosome 4, CSIRO_AGI_Rlap_v1, whole genome shotgun sequence genomic window:
- the LOC139844693 gene encoding transcription factor MYB106-like — protein sequence MGRSGKSEKKKKQNDNCNVTGLGVGVKKGPWTPEEDRKLLSYIQQFGHGSWRSLPAKAGLRRCGKSCRLRWTNYLRPDIKRGKFSLEEVRTIIQLHALLGNRWSTIAAHLPRRTDNEIKNHWNSHIKKRMTKMGIDPMTHKPKSGTQLLGSNLNHMAQWEAARLEAEARLQKPKKLPNQPSNNLVSPISSNHGLQKTPTTMAPPYLPCLDVLKVWQGNLWSNYSINNESLQSLISTSNNVSLSTPTMPALNHIENNGSCDHDQLGPTMKHNDLVQPQMGLFEELEDSNDVKLINGDPLRSPDFWDEFVDLLDGGWNSLASNFNMISTPPASPVF from the exons ATGGGTAGATCAGGTAAAAGTGAGAAGAAAAAGAAACAAAACGACAACTGTAACGTTACAGGATTAGGAGTTGGTGTGAAGAAAGGGCCATGGACACCAGAAGAAGATCGAAAGCTATTGTCGTACATACAACAATTCGGCCATGGAAGTTGGCGTTCTTTGCCTGCTAAAGCAG GGCTTAGGAGATGTGGAAAGAGTTGTAGGTTAAGATGGACGAATTATCTAAGGCCGGATATCAAAAGAGGAAAGTTTAGTTTGGAAGAGGTGCGCACGATTATTCAACTTCATGCTCTACTTGGTAACAG ATGGTCAACGATTGCTGCTCATTTGCCGAGAAGGACTGATAACGAGATCAAGAATCATTGGAACTCACACATCAAGAAGAGGATGACTAAAATGGGTATTGATCCAATGACCCACAAGCCAAAGAGTGGGACCCAACTCTTAGGCTCTAACCTAAACCACATGGCTCAATGGGAGGCCGCTCGGCTCGAAGCAGAAGCTAGACTTCAAAAGCCCAAGAAACTTCCAAACCAACCATCAAATAATCTTGTCTCACCAATATCTTCTAATCATGGGCTTCAAAAAACACCGACAACAATGGCGCCACCATATCTTCCATGTCTTGATGTCCTTAAAGTATGGCAAGGAAACTTGTGGTCAAATTACTCAATCAACAATGAGAGCCTCCAATCTTTAATCTCCACCTCAAATAATGTTTCACTTTCAACACCAACCATGCCAGCATTGAACCATATAGAGAACAATGGTTCATGTGATCATGACCAACTTGGTCCTACCATGAAACATAATGATCTAGTCCAACCACAAATGGGATTATTCGAGGAGTTGGAAGACTCTAATGATGTGAAGCTCATTAATGGCGATCCTTTGAGATCCCCAGATTTTTGGGATGAATTTGTTGATCTTTTGGATGGTGGTTGGAATAGTCTTGCTAGTAACTTTAACATGATCTCGACACCACCAGCTTCTCCTGTGTTTTAA